The genomic stretch aaaattccaaatttgaCCACTCCTGGTTCTTAAGCTTTGATAAAGAATATGGAGGCATTCTCCCCCTCTGGTTTTCCAACTGGTGGAAACAATTTGGTCTTATTCCTGATATTCTCCCGCTAAAAATTGTCGAGgcttttaaatcatttaaaaatctTTACAATACTGATGAACATGGGGCCAAGTTTCCCCACACTCTccattttgctaaaaaaattcaaaattccctGGATCATCAAGTGGCAATATGTTATACTTGATGACAAGCTTGAACGCCATTGGTATATtaaatggtgggataattacCCACGAACTGATAATATAGTTGACAATGTCAAAGCTCTAGCCCAATTACCAAAAGTCCAAGCTCCTCATGTTCCCAATCAATTAACCATTGGCAATCCCACTCAATTAATAACCCCCAGCACTTTCCTTTCTCCTCCCAAAGAGGCTGCTGCCCCTGCCACTTCATCCAGTTCTTCCAAGAAAAAATCatcttcaaagaaaaaagagaaggacATTCTAAAAGCACTTCTCAAATCTCTCAATGACGATTCTGATTCAGATGTAAATTCTGATGCTTCTTCTGAAGCTACATTCAACCCCATGCGAGAATGGTATGGGAATTCTAGCTTTCCCAGTGATAGTCCCGATAATTATTACCCCGGAATTGAAGATTTATAGTTCATTTGCCCTCCTTAGTGGCACCGATATTTATAGTTCATTTGCCCTCCTCAGTGGCACCAATAAACATCATTTGCCCTTCAGTGGCACCGTTTACAGATCATTTGCCCTCCTCAGTGGCACCGTTTACAGTTCATTTTCCCTCCGTGGCATCGTTCAAACCATTTGCCTTCCATGGCACCGTTTACTGTTCATTGACATTTGCCAGGTCATCATGGCACAGTTACACTACAGTTCCTGATGACATTACAGTGCTTGCTACAGTGCCTGCCGACACTATAGTATTTACTTTTACTGTTAATTTTTctgatgtaattttatttacctgCTGGACTCTGTCTATAAAAGGACAAGTCCCCTTCATTGTAAGGTAGAAGCTTTTAGCCTAAACACCTGAAATCCCTCTGCAACCATCCTGCTGCTTTTTACTTGTAATCTTTTGTGCTTTTGTATAGCCTCACTACTTCCAGTTTACGTTTGAATTTGTAAGTACTCTTAttaatcaaatcttttgatatctttccattatctatttgttttatttctctcttaCCCTTTTATACGCTCCAATTTCGCGTTTACTTTGGAAAATCttgcatcatgtttattttaattgcatATACCTCCTACATGGATGGTTCTActgctttattttcatttattttcaagTAATTGCATTTATTTGGTTCTACTGCTTTATTTCCCTCCTTCCTTGGTATCAAAGCCTGTTAAAACCGTTGAACCAAGGAGGGAAATAAAGCAGTAGAACCAAATAAATGCAATTActtgaaaataaatgaaaataaagcagTAGAACCATCCATGTAGGAGGTATAagcaattaaaataaacatgatgcaaGATTTTCCAGAGTAAACGCGAAATTAGAGCGTATAAAAGGGtaagagagaaataaaacaaatagaTAATAGAAAGATATCAAAAAGAGTACTTACAAATTCAAACGTAAACTGGAAGTAGTGAGGTTACACAAAAGCACAAAAGATTACAAGTAGAAAGCAGCAGGATGGTTGCAGAGGGATTTGAGGTGTTTAGGTTGAaagcttctgccttacaatgaAGGGGACTTGTCCTTTTATAGACAAAGTCCAGcaggtaaataaaattatatcagAAAAATTAACAGTAAAAGTAAATACTATAGTGTCGGCAGGCACTGTAGCAAGCACTGTAATGTCGGCAGGAACTGTAGTGTAACTGTGCCATGATGACCTGGAAAATGTCAATGAACAGTAAACGGTGCCATGGAAGGCAAATGGTTTGAACGATGCCACGGAGGGCAAATGAACTGTAAACGATGCCGCGGTGGGCCAATGAACTGTAAACGGTACCACTGAGGAGGGCAAATGATCTGTAAACGGTGCCACTGAAGGGCAAATGATGTTTGTTGGTGCTACTGAGGAGGGCAAATGAACTATAAATCTTCAATTCCGAGGTAATAATTATCAGGACTATCACCGAGAAAGCCAGAATTCCCATACCATTCTCACATGGGGTTGAATGTAGCTTCAGAAGAAGCATCAGAATTTACATCTGAATCAAAATCGTCATTGAGAGATTTGAGAAGtgcttttttcaaaaattcttTGGAGTCTTTGATTCGAAtcgaaattttcttcaatcattttaatGTTGAAATCATAAGGATATTGAGAATAGTCAAAATTTTCTGAATCAGACATTTCATCGATTTTTTGGATGACACAAGCTTGTCCAGAGCTAGAGGCTTGACTAGTTTTTAGATCTTTCAACATTTTGTCAATTCTGTCAACAATTTTTTGGTTAGTGGTTCTCAACccaagattttttctttcttcaggtAGAGAGATGATTGGTTTTTTAGTTTCAACACCAGAGGTAATGGGAgagtctattttattttcaatacgATCTAATTGTTGGCCAATAATATGCAGGGATTGGTTGACAAAATTATTTTGCTCAATGATCTTTCTGGTTTCATTATAAGCAGGAGCAGAGTCAGAATTTTTAAAAGGGGAGGCTTTAACAGTTGTGTCAGCTCCATAAGTCTTGATTATTAAATTTTCAAGAGGTGGGTGAAAAGCTTTAACAGtggttttatcttctttaacaaaagattttgggtaaagtccacatacccccctcaaactaccactcaattgacaatgtctcccccaaactttaaattgcgacaatgtaccctccaaactaccaaaacattgtcaatgtccccctcattgacgaaactacccttagtaaaatttaaaaaaaaaaagaatactaaaatttctgaaaaaaacctaaaataaaattaaaaaaatctttttattagaaaaaaaaaataaaaaatttcgatttttttttttatgtaaaaattgaaaaattttcgtttgtttttttgtttgttttttttttaaaagaatgttttcttttataattttaaataaaaatttccgtttaaaaaaaaattaaaatattttcgttttaaaaaaaaattaaattttcgttttttaaaacatattttaaaaaaaaaatctaaaaaaataaaaattgattttttaaaaaaaataaaaatttcggttttaaaaaaaaatcgtttaaaaattaaaattttcgtttttttttttttgaattttaggggtatttttgtcatattaataaatatatagggacattttgatctttttactAGCTTCgggggggatattgacaatgttttggtagtttggggagtacattgtcgcaattgaaagtttgggggggacattgtcaattgggtggtagtttgaggagggtatgtagactttccccaaagattttttaacaacatttaaaacattattgTTGGGGtaatgattttgaagaaaatcgaaaaacaaaatatgtttttgtgcTTCAAGCATTTTTTCAGTTCAACGGATTTTGATAATGGATCTTTCTTCTTCGGAAAAATTAGAGCGGTAAGCATTCCGTAGtaattggttttcttttgaagaaaaatctttttgtaaaGCAGGCCAATCGatttgggaaaagaaatctttaactGGAGCATGAAGAACATTTAATTGATGAGGGGGAGGAAGCGGTGCATTAAAATCTGAGGCAGAAGGGGAAAGAGATCCTCCATCATCATCAGCTTGAGTAGGAGGAGGAGTTTGCTTAGTAGTGTAAAAAGCAGAAGAGACTTGAGAATCATCAGAAACaccttttagttttaaatcaggGTGAGCAAGAAATTTTTCAACATCTTGATCTCTCCGTCGGAGACCTTCTGAAGTGGTTGAGCCAGTGAAagaatttcttctttcattgaTTAATAAAGGCCTTTCAATTCTATTAGGACGGTTCAAATCGGAGAAACTGAATTTTACATATCCATCTAAATACTGCTGGATATAATCAAGATTACTGGTATCGTTTACTACTCTGGCAGGCTTAGATATATTCTCCAAGAGCCAATCATTGGGAAGGTCAATTTCTTCCCATCGAATCATTCTAGGAATTCGTATATTAGCAtcctgagtagaactttgaatcaaAATAGTAGAGCTACCAGAATTCTTAATAATAGCCTGAGGATTTAGATTGGTTTTCaacaatttgtaataaatacggtagatgatagcaagagatctgctaccttcttccatatcaTAACCAGAGGTTAGTACATTCAAGGTTAAAGctttaagaatatgaatatcATTCAAAGCAAGAGTTAAGTTAGGGaatgtatcaaaatgaattggatcattaaacaaagaagattgtatcataccaagaatactagtCTAAAAGTTAACAAATCGAGCATCACGAAGACATAATAAAATAGAGGCATTAATGCCTAATTTGGTTAATGGTTTAACAGCAACTTAAACAGAACCAACATGCAAGAACTTAAATCCTTTAGCAAGTGAGTCATCGACAAACCTTTTGGTTTTAACAGAGTATTCGGCCTTAAATGTGGGTGAATACTCACATTTAAGGCTGTGAatgttctttatatatatatatatatatatataccacgtTTACGCCTTTTCATAATAGGTCTGCAGctacttacaaaataataataataataataataatgtttgaTAGCTGATTTCACCCACCATGCAATTAGCTCCACGTGTCCAACTTGAATGAATAAGCTGCAGACCTATTTTCACTTCCTTCCTGCCTTTCTCTTTTCGTAAACAAGCCGTTGATCTcctccttcttcctttcttctcaCCCTAGTTCCATCTCTTAGCTAGTTAGGTTTAACTCCTCAGATTAAACCCTACCAAAGAAACGACGCCTTATCCCAAAATAGACAGCCTTTTTTTTGGCAAACAGGGACCCAGTGACGGCATTTCATCTGAAAACATTGCCATTGCTGGCCCATTAGCAGTGGCCGCACAACATGCCGGAATATGATGTTTTACACGGCATTTTATAGAAACGCTGGAACTGGAAACGTTGAGagaacctcttttttttttgtagtggatcTGGATTATGAGTCTGTGTGGTGGTTAATAATCAATAGGAGAATCTGTAGGAGCGGAACAATCTGTAGCATTTATGGGAGATGTAGAATCATCGATACTAACATATAAGCCATATATTcaacataagttttttttttttcaattttctaataCTCATCTATTCTGCTAATTAAGGAAGTACCAACCGTCAacattagctttttttttttttttagtaatactATTCTTTAGACTTATTTATTATTGCTAAATTGTGACGTATTTTGAGTTACTTCCCATGTGAACATTGTGAAAGGAGAAAACCTTCCATAAGATTGACATGGTGCTTGCTTGGTATGCGTAATTGAGTAAGGAAACGTGTTGGGCACCTTACGAAATGGAGTTTGGACAAATGTTTTCCATTGTTGTTTGAAGATGATTTTTcagcaaaagaaagaaagaaagtaaaacaaattACTCCAAACAAATCGTAAAGCATGCCAATTGTGTTGCGTACACAATTTCCACCTTCACACTCTTACTCAGCACATGGTTTAATTAGACATAAATTAAAttccaaataaataattattttgtagaattaattataattgatttttattatctttgatAGGATGAATAATCAAGGAAAAGTTCAggtgcttctctctctctctctctttctctctcatttttgtttttttttttttcggattttgtttaatttcttggTTTTCCAAGATCACATGGAGCAGTTGCAACAACTACCGAAGCAATTCTGTTCCTTTTTTATTAGTTGATTAATAAAAAAGGAACAGAATTAGTTGATTAATTATACTTGTCAAATAATGAATCAACTAATTCTCAAGCACTTAGTAGTAAGGTAAACTGCTGGAAGTTAATTAGTTGATTAATTATTGATAagtaaaattaaatagaaagcCTTCAGCTTACGTAACAATTATCTCCTAGAATTCAATACTCCTACACCACTCAACCCCATTCAAGGAACCACGCCTAAAATCCTCTTCAATGTTTTTGTCCATATCACAAcacaaaatatacaaaatatttatgtttttttttcaaggaaaatCCGACCCCATTTTCCTTCCTTCACCCAATCAACGCCAAGTACACATTATAAATATGAGTGCTCCCCCCCTATTATTCTTGAGTAAAGAGCAAAACAGAACAATGGTGTCTGTGTCTCTAAGCTTTTCCTTGTTTCCGCTATTTTTCCTTGTGCTCTCAGCTTCTTCCTCCGCAGATTcatcttttttaattcttcaagGAAAATTCATCCAATGCCTCTCCCTTCATTCAAATATTTCCATTCCAATAGCCACCGCTTTTGTCACCCCAAACAATTCTTCCTTTGCAAGTGTTCTTGAATCCTCTGCACAAAACCTCAGGTACTTGCTCCCTTCGGTGCCAAAGCCCAACTTCATCTTCTTGCCGGTGCATGAATCCCACGTTCAAGCTGCGGTGATCTGTTCCAAGGAGCTCCAAATACATCTCAGAGTCCGCAGCGGAGGCCACGACTACGAGGCCCTCTCTTATGTCTCCCTAATCGAGACGCCTTTCTTCATTCTTGACCTGGCAAAGCTTAGATCCATAAATGTCGATGTAAAAGATAATAGCGCATGGATTCAGGCCGGTGCCACTATCGGCGAAGTTTACTATAGAATTGCTGAGAAAAGCAACACTCGCGGCTTCCCGGCCGGCCTTTGCACAAGCTTAGGCGTCGGAGGGCACATTACCGGAGGTGCATACGGTTCCATGATGAGAAAATATGGCCTTGGTGCTGACAATGTCTTAGATGCCCGGATTGTTGATGTTAATGGCAGAATTCTTGACCGGAAAGCCATGGGGAAAGATCTTTTTTGGGCTATTAGAGGTGGGGGAGGAGCAAATTTTGGAATCATTCTTTGGTGGAAGATAAAGCTGGTTCCTGTTCCCCCAACCGTCACAGTTTTCACTGTTACTAAAACCTTAGAACAAGACGCAACAAAGATCCTCCATAAATGGGAACAAGTTGCCAGTAATCTTGATGAGAATCTGTTCATCAGAGTCATCATTCAATTGGCCAGTGCTGGTGGGAAAGGTGGAAGAACAGTGACAACTTCTTACAATGCTCTGTTTCTTGGTGGTGCTGATGCTCTGCTCCAAGTTATGAAAAAAAGCTTCCCGGAGATGGGTTTGACACGAAAAGATTGTACAGAAACGAGCTGGATTAAATCCGTGCTCTATATTGCAGGGTTCCCAAGTGGAACACCCCCAGAAGTTCTGCTACAAGGGAAGTCCACATTCAAGAACTATTTCAAAGCAAAATCAGATTTTGTGAAAGAACCCATACCAGAGGCTGCGCTTGAGGGGCTCTGGAAAAGGTTACTGCTAGAAAATAGCCCTTTGATGATATGGACTCCATATGGGGGGATGATGAGCAAGATTTCAGAGTCGGCAATTCCTTTTCCTCACAGAAACGGAACCTTGTTCAAAATCCAGTACCTTTCCTTGTGGCAGGATCCTAAGGAGAAGGCAATGCCGCATATGGAGTGGATTAGGAGGCTTTACAATTACATGGCTCCTCATGTTTCGACGCTTCCAAGGCGTGCATATGTGAATTACAAGGATCTCGATTTGGGGGTGAACCTGGACAAGGAGGGCAGCTTCATAGAGGCAAGAAGTTGGGGCAGCAAGTACTTCAAGGACAACTTCAACAGATTGGTAAGAGTGAAGACTAAAGTTGATCCAGATAACTTCTTCAGGCATGAACAGAGCATCCCACCTCTTCCACACGTACTGTGAAAAGGCTACATcttcttattaataaaattgaagaataaCCATAACTGGGTGGCGGGTGGCCAGACCATCCTTACTGTGCTATAGAAGTTAGAGATGCAATcctaaaaggaaaattacaaaattagtcTTTATTTCTTAGAAGAGCGTATTATGGTTAATAtgttatatgggtattttggtctttgtattcAATATtaaacatggtatcaaagctataaCTATTGATGGCATCATATTACTCTCTACCCACCCTGCTTCTTCCTcccttctttattattattatttttttctctctgctTTTCCCCTCTCTGTGTGTTTATCTACAGATCGTGGAATTTTGAGAAGTGGGCTTCAGCCCACGAATCGTGATTGAGGATAGATGGTGGCTGGCGTGTTCCGTGGTGGTTGGCCCGCGTGTTCTATGGTGGTTGGTGACGTATACAGTTGCCGGCGTGTTATAGTGATCATCGGAGAATCTGGTTTGCTTCGGCAACAACTGAGTTGATGTTGAATAGCTACTTTGTGGTCGTTGCTGTTGGTGTCGCTAGTGAGGTATGTCGGACACCAGCGTGTTTCTGGTGAGGTATTGGGGATGATGGTCTCTGTTTGGTTACTAGTGGTGTTTCTTATTTAACTGGGATCAAGATATCCTATCCCAGAGTGGGTATATCTTCAACCTAGTTCTCTTAGGATCCGGTTCAGTGTGACTCGTTTTCACAACCGGTTTAGTCTGTTTATGTCCGGTTCTACTTAGTTTTTGGCCGGTTCAATTTGTTTTGGTCCAGTTCTACTTAGTTACTGACTAGATCAATCCGGTCTATGGTGATTTTTTGGAGGTTCAGCAGTATTTGGACcggttcctctctctctttttcattattttgctGATTTGTGTTGGTTTGAGCTGGTTTGGCCTTTTTTACAACATTGTTGCAGTGGGTTTCTCATTATTTTGAGTGGTTGTTAAAGTTACTTATTTTTAGTATTGTTGTGGTGGAGTCTTTGACTTCTTTGTTGTTGAGATTATGGCCACCAAACTTGAAACTCCCTTAGTTAATGCTCCAATGACTCATGTGAAGCTGAATGgaaagaattatatttttttgggcaCGGTCTGTTGAAGTTTTTCTGAAAGGCAAAGGCTTGTTTACTCACTTAACCTCGGGTATGTTGATAGGCACTGCTCCTAGCCTTTGGGAACAAGAAGATAGTCAAATTATCTCTCATATGTTGAACAGTattgagtctcacattggaTCCTCATGCATCTATCCGGTTGATGCCAAGGATATTTGGGATCATCTCAGTCATATGTATTTTGATACTAGAAATATCATTTGAATTTATGAGgtttgtaaacaatattttgggcTTGAACAAGGTGCTCAGACTATGGATGAGTACTACAATTAGGTTGTGGCCATCTGTAAGGAGAGGAACTCATACCATCCACTCTCTACAGACctgcaaaaaatagaaaagcagCATCAAGATTTGGATGTGGTTCAGTTTCTTCTTGGCTTGAAATCCGAGTTTGATTCGGTTCGTGCTCAGATTTTGGGTGGTTTTGACCTCCCCACACTtcctaaggtttttttttcGGATTCAGCGTGCTACTCTTTTTGATCATGGCTCTCAGTTGAGTTCTGAGCTTATTGGTGAGCGCGCTGCTTTTGTGACTACCCATGCAGCTCTAGTAGTTATTGTGGCAGACATGGCGGTCGAGGTGGTCATGGTTTTTGTGGTGGCCATGATTCTTGAGGCGGTGGTTGAATTGGTAGTCGTGAGCCTCGCCTTTGTACTCATTTTAGTCATAGTTGTAACGCCcatggaaatcaattaactagtaattaactctatggttcgtctcccagcctacATCCCTCACATGACAAGACTCAAAAATCTTAATCTCTCCTAAACGAAAGAATACAACGAAAGACTTTAAACTACATGAATAAAAAGCAATAATTAAACATCACTAGAGTAAAGATAAAGCGTCATATTATAAATGGATCTCCCAAATGTATTTGTCGAAGAccaatcatcaaaatatatatattacagatccaaaagataattttttttgtaataaaataataagagtaACGCTTAGTCTTAAGTAGTGCAAGCATGATCACTATCTCTATCATCTTTGCTGGGATAGTCCCGCCATCTCCCACATGGATTTCTGCTAAACAGAGtccatatcctcaaaaatgaccTGAACCAGGTCCTGCGCAATCACCATGATCCTGTCCGAAGGTATCTTCCTCTACGCTAGCTAAACCACACAATTTACACATAATGGggggaaaataaaaaggggtaagtccaaggacttagtgagagataatgcacataatacccatgCCATAGTGATGAACTTTGTTTGGTAAAGAATGCAGCATTTTAGGCATGACAGTTAtccatgaatgcaatatagatatagtacatgcttATAGTATGAGAAGgagtgatagttcaacagtatgatCTACCCGAGACATTGTCTCTTCTTAGCAAGGTTGACGCtgtctcgagggacctgtaatataatgtcagtgccccgaccattgtacactGCTATCTATAACACAAGCAGCTCGACCGATTTTGACCTCGGGTGACCCACAATACTAATGATGTACTTCCTGTAGTGATTGCCCATTAAGGCTGcaccggtcacgaaacaaccattggatccaaggcccatataacaacacacacatttgactataaagttaacatgtatagtaagcccatggctgtTATCCTGCACGTATCGGTGTATCATATCATACAATACAATTagtcttgtctgtattttacatgtatgcttttacaaatctcaatgtcgttatcttgttaagtagcataTTTTTACAAATGATAGAGCTCATGGTATAGCAAAGTGTATATTGTGAGAGTTACAAATAttcatgttttggtacacaaaatagtcgtgcaatgcatgaaaataaattgcgagcattatgtgagttaaaaatCACCTGGGTCGTACAAATCCTCCGAAAAGTCTTCCAAA from Corylus avellana chromosome ca1, CavTom2PMs-1.0 encodes the following:
- the LOC132189812 gene encoding berberine bridge enzyme-like 15; translated protein: MVSVSLSFSLFPLFFLVLSASSSADSSFLILQGKFIQCLSLHSNISIPIATAFVTPNNSSFASVLESSAQNLRYLLPSVPKPNFIFLPVHESHVQAAVICSKELQIHLRVRSGGHDYEALSYVSLIETPFFILDLAKLRSINVDVKDNSAWIQAGATIGEVYYRIAEKSNTRGFPAGLCTSLGVGGHITGGAYGSMMRKYGLGADNVLDARIVDVNGRILDRKAMGKDLFWAIRGGGGANFGIILWWKIKLVPVPPTVTVFTVTKTLEQDATKILHKWEQVASNLDENLFIRVIIQLASAGGKGGRTVTTSYNALFLGGADALLQVMKKSFPEMGLTRKDCTETSWIKSVLYIAGFPSGTPPEVLLQGKSTFKNYFKAKSDFVKEPIPEAALEGLWKRLLLENSPLMIWTPYGGMMSKISESAIPFPHRNGTLFKIQYLSLWQDPKEKAMPHMEWIRRLYNYMAPHVSTLPRRAYVNYKDLDLGVNLDKEGSFIEARSWGSKYFKDNFNRLVRVKTKVDPDNFFRHEQSIPPLPHVL